A single region of the Agromyces sp. Leaf222 genome encodes:
- a CDS encoding ATP-binding cassette domain-containing protein: protein MRPAPLRASAFIAAGFIGVRVAYRVLFHGADGSGPVVLPLPEIPLPRPFSHVVLLGPATLDGLADAALSAVPIALAILAFGVLNAVLDVPRLLARGARRGPLRGIARTLAVAWAGLPALADAVRRVRFAQRLRGERGGPRLLAPVLERTLERATSVAAALELRGLAGHPVNGVCERPVEARDVAILHRDAGAVGARAAGAVGAVADPAAAATVVVPSLELEPGTLTLVTGATGSGKSTLLRAIAGLHAHLDGGTVHGELIVVGHDRGLTPPRDTARTVGVVLQHPREGFATERVDDEIGLALELRGVDPVIVRARVDEIAARIGIRPLLGRQLRGLSAGEATLVAIAAAIAEHPIVLLVDEPLADLDVAFRARIVDLLDALAHDAGICVIVAEHRQAEFAAVADERVDVSGGIALVLAGDAADAPLASEGRSGGEAPDLATDPQTGLPPRSPGIRGDVVLRARDVTVVHGASPAVDAASLDLSAGQVVALTGPNGAGKSSLLVALATGHDGVTTVRAATTPGARPLEGVTRQDVVPRRGLQRSTRRERRHGDIALVPDASDDLFAATTVAAECARTDRRARLARDTTRGRLASFLGLEADSPAFAERLARHPRDLSLGERRCLAIAVQSANSPAVLLVDEPTRGLDAGARTLVGAALRRAADGGAAVLVATHDAEFVGAIADRELPMAGGRLGEPRAAGTPVAPRTRPEPHLASPPTRASSPATLTSSAVPVAGTPIAARPDPEPHRAAPAAPAPAGTGRTRGIRSAALALTAANLVALAAFTWPLVAAALPSQASAAAPVAALALAPLAAVVVLAALDGSVRSAHTLALLGTLAAIGAAVRIVGTGVGGVEAVFILLILAGRAFGPRFGLLLGLLTIALSTIVTGTFGPWTPFQMFACAWVGAGAGLLPRRFPGRRGGRMPRRAEIAMLAVYGVLASYAFGLIMNLWFWPFAVGTGSGISYEAGAPLGQNLSSFLLYSLVTSSITWDTLRAVTTVIGLVVIGSAVLAAFRRAKPVGPGASGVPGPSARAGGASTSPFVSASTRR from the coding sequence GTGCTGCTCGGCCCGGCAACCCTCGACGGGCTCGCGGATGCCGCGCTCAGCGCGGTGCCGATCGCGCTCGCGATCCTCGCGTTCGGCGTGCTGAACGCGGTGCTCGACGTGCCTCGGCTGCTGGCGCGGGGCGCCCGGCGCGGACCGCTCCGCGGCATCGCGCGCACCCTCGCGGTCGCCTGGGCCGGACTCCCGGCGCTCGCCGACGCCGTACGCCGGGTGCGGTTCGCACAGCGCCTGCGGGGCGAACGCGGCGGGCCAAGACTGCTCGCGCCGGTGCTCGAACGCACGCTCGAGCGAGCGACCTCCGTGGCCGCGGCGCTCGAGCTGCGCGGGCTCGCGGGGCATCCGGTCAACGGGGTCTGCGAACGCCCCGTCGAGGCGCGAGACGTGGCGATCCTGCACCGCGATGCGGGTGCCGTCGGCGCCCGTGCCGCCGGCGCCGTGGGCGCCGTTGCTGATCCTGCTGCCGCCGCAACCGTCGTCGTGCCCTCGCTCGAACTCGAGCCCGGCACGCTGACGCTCGTCACGGGCGCGACCGGCAGCGGCAAGTCCACACTGCTCCGAGCGATCGCCGGCCTGCACGCGCACCTCGACGGCGGCACCGTGCACGGCGAGCTGATCGTGGTCGGCCACGACCGCGGACTCACCCCGCCACGCGACACCGCCCGCACCGTCGGCGTCGTGCTGCAGCATCCGCGCGAGGGGTTCGCCACCGAGCGGGTCGACGACGAGATCGGCCTCGCGCTCGAACTGCGCGGCGTCGACCCGGTCATCGTCAGGGCGCGCGTCGACGAGATCGCGGCGCGCATCGGCATCCGGCCCCTGCTCGGCCGCCAGTTGCGCGGCCTGTCCGCCGGAGAGGCGACCCTCGTCGCGATCGCGGCGGCCATCGCCGAGCACCCCATCGTGCTGCTGGTCGACGAGCCGCTCGCCGACCTCGACGTCGCGTTCCGTGCGCGCATCGTCGACCTGCTCGACGCGCTCGCGCACGATGCGGGCATCTGCGTGATCGTCGCCGAGCATCGTCAGGCCGAGTTCGCGGCGGTCGCCGACGAGCGCGTCGACGTGTCGGGCGGAATCGCGCTCGTGCTCGCGGGTGATGCCGCGGACGCGCCGCTCGCATCCGAGGGCCGTTCCGGCGGCGAGGCGCCCGACCTCGCGACGGATCCCCAAACCGGGCTGCCACCACGCTCCCCCGGCATCCGCGGAGACGTCGTGCTCCGCGCCCGCGACGTGACGGTGGTGCACGGCGCGAGCCCGGCGGTCGACGCGGCGAGCCTCGACCTCTCGGCCGGGCAGGTCGTGGCCCTCACCGGACCGAACGGCGCCGGAAAGTCCAGCCTCCTCGTCGCCCTGGCGACGGGCCATGACGGCGTGACGACGGTCCGCGCCGCCACGACGCCCGGCGCCCGGCCGCTCGAGGGCGTCACGCGACAGGACGTCGTCCCGAGGCGAGGCCTGCAGCGGAGCACGCGACGCGAGCGGCGCCACGGCGACATCGCCCTCGTGCCCGACGCCTCCGACGACCTCTTCGCTGCGACGACGGTGGCCGCGGAGTGCGCGCGAACCGACCGCAGGGCGCGACTGGCCCGCGACACGACGCGCGGCCGACTGGCCTCGTTCCTCGGGCTCGAGGCCGACTCGCCCGCATTCGCGGAACGCCTGGCTCGGCATCCGCGCGACCTCTCCCTCGGCGAGCGCCGCTGCCTCGCGATCGCCGTCCAGTCGGCGAACTCCCCCGCGGTGCTGCTCGTCGACGAGCCGACCCGAGGGCTCGATGCCGGGGCGCGCACGCTCGTCGGCGCTGCCCTCCGCCGGGCCGCCGACGGTGGTGCGGCGGTGCTCGTCGCCACGCACGATGCCGAGTTCGTCGGGGCCATCGCCGATCGCGAACTGCCGATGGCCGGCGGCCGCCTCGGCGAGCCGCGTGCCGCGGGGACGCCGGTTGCGCCCCGAACCCGCCCCGAGCCGCACCTGGCGTCCCCGCCGACACGCGCGTCCAGCCCGGCCACCCTCACGTCATCGGCAGTTCCTGTCGCGGGGACGCCAATCGCGGCCCGACCTGATCCCGAGCCGCACCGAGCGGCCCCGGCGGCACCGGCTCCCGCGGGAACCGGCCGGACACGCGGCATCCGCTCGGCCGCACTCGCCCTGACCGCGGCGAACCTCGTCGCCCTCGCCGCCTTCACCTGGCCGCTCGTCGCGGCCGCACTGCCGTCGCAGGCGAGCGCCGCAGCCCCCGTCGCGGCGCTCGCGCTCGCCCCGCTGGCCGCCGTGGTCGTGCTCGCCGCCCTCGACGGCTCGGTGCGCAGCGCGCACACGCTCGCCCTGCTCGGAACCCTCGCCGCGATCGGTGCCGCCGTGCGCATCGTCGGCACGGGCGTCGGCGGCGTCGAGGCCGTGTTCATCCTGCTGATCCTCGCGGGGCGCGCGTTCGGGCCGCGCTTCGGACTGCTGCTCGGCCTGCTCACGATCGCGCTCTCGACGATCGTGACCGGCACGTTCGGGCCGTGGACCCCGTTCCAGATGTTCGCCTGCGCCTGGGTCGGCGCCGGCGCCGGGCTGCTCCCCCGGCGGTTCCCTGGACGACGCGGCGGGCGGATGCCGCGGCGCGCCGAGATCGCCATGCTCGCCGTCTACGGCGTGCTCGCCTCGTACGCCTTCGGCCTCATCATGAACCTCTGGTTCTGGCCGTTCGCGGTGGGTACCGGATCGGGCATCTCCTACGAGGCCGGAGCCCCACTCGGGCAGAACCTCTCGAGCTTCCTGCTGTACTCGCTCGTGACCTCGTCGATCACGTGGGACACCCTGCGGGCGGTCACGACCGTCATCGGCCTCGTCGTGATCGGCTCGGCCGTGCTCGCCGCGTTCCGGCGCGCCAAGCCCGTCGGGCCCGGCGCATCCGGCGTCCCGGGTCCGTCGGCGCGCGCCGGCGGCGCTTCGACGAGCCCCTTCGTCAGCGCTTCGACGAGGCGTTGA
- a CDS encoding TerC family protein: protein MNVTPLVWIITIAVTIAFFVYEFFAHVRKPHEPSIGESARWSAFYIGLAVLFGVGVGVVSGWTYGGEYFAGYLTEKALSIDNLFVFLIVMTGFAVPKIYQQKVLMIGIVIALILRGIFIAVGATLIENFSWVFYLFGALLLVLAYRQAFSGHESDPSQGRFMRLVRRVLPVSDEYDGDRLTVRKGGRRFVTPMMLTIIAIGFVDLVFAVDSIPAIYGLTEEAYLVFTANAFALMGLRQLYFLIGGLLERLVYLAQGLAVILAFIGVKLVLHAMHVNELPFVNGGEPMLWAPEIPIWFSLLFIGATVAVATAASLLKTRGDRVRAVAAGDGAAAEGVEAAEAADAGDTAGDAGDAGYVGDSDAVNASSKR from the coding sequence TTGAACGTCACCCCCCTCGTGTGGATCATCACGATCGCCGTCACGATCGCCTTCTTCGTGTACGAGTTCTTCGCGCACGTGCGCAAGCCGCACGAGCCGTCCATCGGTGAATCGGCCCGGTGGTCGGCGTTCTACATCGGCCTCGCCGTGCTGTTCGGCGTCGGCGTCGGCGTGGTCTCGGGCTGGACGTACGGCGGCGAGTACTTCGCCGGCTACCTCACCGAGAAGGCGCTGTCGATCGACAACCTCTTCGTGTTCCTCATCGTGATGACCGGCTTCGCGGTGCCGAAGATCTACCAGCAGAAGGTGCTGATGATCGGCATCGTGATCGCGCTGATCCTGCGCGGCATCTTCATCGCGGTCGGTGCGACCCTGATCGAGAACTTCTCCTGGGTCTTCTACCTCTTCGGCGCCCTCCTGCTCGTGCTCGCGTACCGCCAGGCGTTCAGCGGCCACGAGAGCGATCCGTCGCAGGGCCGGTTCATGCGCCTGGTGCGACGCGTCCTGCCCGTCAGCGACGAGTACGACGGTGATCGCCTGACGGTTCGCAAGGGCGGGCGCCGGTTCGTCACCCCGATGATGCTGACGATCATCGCGATCGGCTTCGTCGACCTGGTCTTCGCCGTCGACTCGATCCCGGCGATCTACGGCCTGACCGAGGAGGCGTACCTCGTCTTCACGGCGAACGCGTTCGCGCTCATGGGCCTGCGCCAGCTCTACTTCCTCATCGGCGGGCTGCTCGAGCGCCTCGTGTATCTCGCGCAGGGCCTCGCCGTCATCCTCGCGTTCATCGGCGTGAAGCTCGTGCTGCACGCCATGCACGTCAACGAGCTGCCGTTCGTCAATGGCGGCGAGCCCATGCTCTGGGCCCCCGAGATCCCGATCTGGTTCTCGCTGCTGTTCATCGGCGCCACCGTCGCGGTCGCGACCGCGGCGAGCCTGCTCAAGACCCGCGGCGACCGCGTGCGGGCCGTCGCGGCGGGCGATGGCGCGGCCGCCGAAGGCGTCGAGGCTGCCGAGGCTGCGGATGCGGGCGACACCGCCGGCGATGCCGGCGATGCCGGTTACGTGGGCGACTCGGACGCCGTCAACGCCTCGTCGAAGCGCTGA